In a single window of the Campylobacter hyointestinalis subsp. lawsonii genome:
- a CDS encoding CgeB family protein: protein MKIALISDKLTMDSLFAEDGISVVNLTKYNYKNIFKQWKPDILFVESTWLGYNNLWKYKIASYPDYPKCNNKQLKKIINLIKKLGFLDRNNNQLKKLVEYAKDLKIPTIFWNKEDGVHFDRFINSAKLFDYIFTVDENCIDRYKAIVGSSAQVNTLMFAIQPKFHYFTDFNITNNRANFVGSYSTHIHDNRRRWQDMMFKLTSQIFGLDVYDRNSERKSNIYRYPDIDNVNIFPSVSYKKTADIYRDYLISLNVNTIENSPTMFSRRLIEILACGRIAITNNTPAIEKYFKDYCYPFNDESQLQDLLYKINEFGMDKHTKERLRSAAEHIANNYTWEHRIKYIKEIVGIK, encoded by the coding sequence ATGAAAATAGCATTAATTTCAGATAAACTCACTATGGACTCTCTATTTGCCGAAGATGGTATTAGCGTGGTTAATCTCACAAAGTATAACTATAAAAATATATTTAAGCAGTGGAAACCAGATATTTTATTTGTAGAATCTACTTGGCTTGGGTATAATAATCTATGGAAATACAAAATAGCTTCATATCCAGATTACCCTAAATGTAATAATAAACAATTAAAAAAAATTATAAATTTAATTAAGAAATTAGGATTTTTGGATCGCAATAATAATCAATTAAAAAAGTTAGTAGAATATGCTAAGGACTTAAAAATTCCAACTATTTTTTGGAATAAAGAAGATGGCGTACATTTCGATAGATTTATCAATAGTGCTAAATTATTTGATTATATATTTACTGTTGATGAGAATTGTATTGATAGATACAAGGCTATTGTTGGCAGCTCAGCTCAGGTTAATACGCTCATGTTTGCTATTCAGCCTAAATTTCATTATTTTACAGATTTTAATATTACAAATAATAGGGCTAATTTTGTAGGTAGTTACTCTACACATATTCATGACAATAGAAGACGATGGCAAGACATGATGTTTAAATTGACATCGCAAATATTTGGATTAGATGTTTATGATAGAAATTCTGAGAGAAAATCTAATATTTACAGATATCCCGATATAGATAATGTTAATATTTTTCCATCGGTGAGTTATAAAAAAACTGCCGATATATATAGAGATTACTTGATATCTCTCAATGTCAATACTATTGAAAATTCGCCAACTATGTTTTCAAGACGGCTAATTGAGATATTAGCATGTGGGAGAATAGCTATTACCAACAATACACCTGCTATAGAAAAATATTTTAAAGATTATTGCTATCCATTTAATGATGAAAGCCAATTACAAGATTTATTATATAAAATTAATGAATTTGGTATGGATAAACATACCAAAGAGAGATTGAGATCAGCAGCAGAGCATATAGCAAATAATTATACTTGGGAGCATAGAATTAAATATATAAAAGAGATAGTAGGAATTAAGTGA
- a CDS encoding DUF6270 domain-containing protein, translating into MSKSKVLIFGSCVSRDALEYDKDNSFELVGHFARSSFASLISKPCIDLEVINSIESKFQKQMVLQDMNKSFYHYIKNNEFDILLVDLIDERFHLVLNEDGSMLTYSAEYKNAQKNKVKLLNRYHEKKFNLWFRGFSRLISILKALNKLDKIYINEVFWSNNLNLISQDYLEQSNAFLSKMYEKIREYIPKSQFITYDNNLFFCDPNHKWGGAPYHYCDELYQSTIEQLKKIK; encoded by the coding sequence AATATGATAAAGATAACTCATTTGAGTTGGTAGGACACTTTGCTAGAAGCAGTTTTGCCTCTTTAATTTCAAAACCATGTATAGATTTAGAAGTTATAAATTCTATTGAGTCGAAATTTCAAAAACAGATGGTTTTACAAGATATGAATAAGAGCTTTTATCATTATATTAAAAATAATGAATTTGATATTTTGCTTGTAGATTTGATTGATGAGAGATTTCATCTAGTTTTAAATGAAGATGGCTCTATGCTAACCTACTCTGCAGAGTATAAAAACGCACAAAAAAATAAAGTTAAGCTACTTAATAGATATCATGAAAAGAAATTTAATTTATGGTTTAGGGGTTTTTCAAGACTGATAAGTATTTTAAAAGCCTTAAACAAACTAGACAAAATATATATAAATGAAGTTTTTTGGAGTAATAATTTAAATTTAATATCACAAGATTATCTCGAGCAATCAAATGCTTTTCTATCTAAAATGTATGAAAAGATAAGAGAATATATACCCAAGAGTCAATTTATAACCTACGATAATAATCTCTTTTTTTGCGACCCAAATCATAAATGGGGGGGGGCGCCGTATCACTACTGCGATGAACTTTATCAATCAACAATAGAGCAATTAAAAAAAATTAAATAA